CGCCGCATTTTCCGGGGCATGGTGTACGTCACCGACACCGATTCGTGGCAACGCATTTTTCAACTGGTGTCCGAGAACAGCCGCTGGGATCTGCACGACACCGATGTGGCGCGCTATCTCTCGCGCTCCTTCGACTACATCATCGACCTCTTCCAGTCGTGGGATCACAGCGAACCGTTCCGCTTCGATCCTTCAGGCGACAAGCCGCTGCGCGAAGCCAAACAGGTGCGCCGCCTCGCCCGTCGCCAGGGCGGCGACATCCGGGCGGCGCTCGAAGCAGACCGCATGTTCGGCATGCCGGCGACGCCACTGCATCACGCCGCCGACTTGTCCGCGCCGCTCTTCACCCCACGCGTGCGCCAAGCAACTGGTTGACCTTCTTCGGATCGGCCGATCCTCGGGACTTCTTCATCACCAGGCCGACCAGCACGCCCTGCAATTTCTTTTCGCCGCCCACGAAACGCGCGGCCTCCGCCGGGTTCTCGGCGAACACTTCGTCGATCCACCCCACCAACGCGGAATCGTCGCGCACCTGCAGCAGGCCCTCACGCTTCGCCAGTTCGAGGGGTTCCCCGCCCTCCTCCTCCATCAACCCGAACACCTGACGCGCGGCCGTGTTGGAGACTTCGCCGGCCGCCTCCAGTTTGATGAGTGCACCGAGGCGCTCCGCGGAGACAGGATGCTCGCCGAGTGAGCGCCCGGAGGCGTTCACCGCCGCGAGCACGGTGCCCAACATCCAGTTGGCGGCGCGTCGCGCATCACCCGACGCGCGCGCGACCAGTTCGTAGTGCGCGGCCAGCGTCTGATCGACGATGAGCTGTTCGATCTCGACATCGCCCAGACCATACTCGGTCGCGAACCGACGCCGCTTGGCTTCGGGCAACTCGGGCAGCGCCGCACGCTGCGTCTCGATGTACGCCGCGGAAAGACGCAGCGGTGGCAGGTCGGGCTCCGGGAAATACCGATAGTCGTGACTGCCTTCCTTGCTGCGTGCCGGCCGCACCTCATTGCGCTTGTCGTCGTACAGCATGGTCTGCTGTTCGATGACACCGCCGCTTTCGAGCACACGACACTGCCGGGCGAATTCGATCTCCACGGCGCGCTCGATGGCCGAAAACGAATTGAGATTCTTGATCTCGGTCTTGGTGCCGAAGGGACTCGTGCTGGACGGCCGGATGGAGATGTTCACGTCCACCCGTAGCGAACCTTCCTCCATGTTCGCGTCGGAGACGCCGGCGTACTCG
The nucleotide sequence above comes from Gemmatimonas aurantiaca. Encoded proteins:
- the gatB gene encoding Asp-tRNA(Asn)/Glu-tRNA(Gln) amidotransferase subunit GatB — protein: MSTAANTATSTTNGTWELVIGLEVHCQLRTRSKIFCGCATSFGEAPNTNTCPVCLGLPGALPVLNAEAVELATRASLALGCTVHEASVFARKNYFYPDLPKGYQISQFDRPLATDGSLVIGTQADGTPRVIRVHRVHMEEDAGKSVHDRFRDVSAIDLNRAGTPLVEIVSEPDIRSGAEAGAYARRMKQILEYAGVSDANMEEGSLRVDVNISIRPSSTSPFGTKTEIKNLNSFSAIERAVEIEFARQCRVLESGGVIEQQTMLYDDKRNEVRPARSKEGSHDYRYFPEPDLPPLRLSAAYIETQRAALPELPEAKRRRFATEYGLGDVEIEQLIVDQTLAAHYELVARASGDARRAANWMLGTVLAAVNASGRSLGEHPVSAERLGALIKLEAAGEVSNTAARQVFGLMEEEGGEPLELAKREGLLQVRDDSALVGWIDEVFAENPAEAARFVGGEKKLQGVLVGLVMKKSRGSADPKKVNQLLGARVG